From the Haladaptatus sp. DJG-WS-42 genome, the window TCATGCCCGAAGACGTGGTCCTCGCCACGAACACGAGCACGCTGTCGATTACGACCATCGCAAGCGCCACGGAGCGCCCAGAGCAGGTCGTTGGCCTCCACTTCATGAACCCGGTTCCCATCATGACGGGCGTCGAAGTCGTCATCGGCGAGAAGACGAGCCCCGAAGTCGGGGAACTCGCCCACGAACTCTCTGAAAAACTCGGCAAGGAGACGTGGGAATCCGACGACAAGCCGGGGTTCATCACCAACCGCATCCTCATGCCGTGGCTGAACGAGGGCATCCGGGCCTACGACGAAGGTCTCGGCACGAAAGAGGACATTGACAAGGGCATGACCCTCGGCACGAACGTCCCGATGGGGCCGCTCCAACTCGCAGACCACATCGGTCTCGACGTGTGTCTGCACGCGAGCGAGACGCTGTTCGAAGAACTCGGCGACCGTTACAAGCCAGCGTATCTGTTAAAGCGCAAAGTCGCTGCGGGCGACCTTGGCAAAAAGACCGGACAGGGCTTCTACGAGTACTGAGCCAGTTCGCGTTCGTACACGTCTAACAGCTGGTCAACCGCCGCTTCGACGCTGATCTGGTCGCGGCGGTTGACGCAATTTTCGCTCAGTTCTGCATTGTTTTCGAGCGCTTGCTCTATCCCCGCGCTGAAGCCTGCGATGTCACCCGGTTCGAAGTGATAGCCGGTCACACCATCGATGACCGTGTCTTCGAGCGCTCCGGCGTTTACGCCCACGACGGGCGTCCCGGCGGCATTCGCTTCGAGCGCGACGATGCCCTGCGTTTCCACCGGACTCGGGAACGCAAACACGTCGAGGGCGGCGTAGAACGACGGGAGGTCTTCGCGGTCGAGGAAGCCGAGGAAGCGAATGTCCATGTCCATGTCTTCGGCGCGGGCTTCGAGCGTTTCGCGGGCGGGGCCGTCGCCGCCGAAGACGACGGTCACGTCCAGCCCGGCCACCGCGTCGAGAATGGAGGTGAGCGACTTCTCGAAGCCGTGGCGTCCGGTGTAGCCAACGAGCGGCTGGTCTGGGTCGATGCCGTGTTTGTGTCGAAACTCCGCACCGTCGGTGGGGCGAAACGTCTCGATGTCAACGCCGTTCGGGACGACTTCGACCCGGCTCTCGATGCCGACTTCGTCGGTCAGATGCCGTTTTGTGTCCTCGCTCGGGACGAGCACGGTGTCTGCGTGGCCGAAAAACCAGCGTTCGTAAGATTCCGCGATGCGACCAAGGCCGTTCGAGAGAAATTCGCGTTGGGCAAGGTAGTCTGCGTACTCGCTCGTTGGCGTGTGATACGACGTGATGAACGGTGCGTCCACCTCACGCGAGAGCCGAAGCCCGCCAAGCCCGAGTGAAAACGGCGTGTGGGCGTGGACGATGTCTACGTCGGAAACGGCAGACGGTACGGAGGGCGTGCCGAGATAAAAGCCGTCGTAGAAGGGGAACGGAAGGCTACGAACCGCATGTTCGCCCTGGTCGGGGCTGTAGCCGCGCGCTTTGGGAAACACGATGTCCATGCGCCCGCCGCGGGCAAGCCAGCGTTCGCGCCACGTTTTGACCGTATACGTGACCCCGTTGACCGTGGGTAGGTAGGTGTCCGTGAACGCGGCGACCCGGGGCATCATTTCTCACCCTTGTCCAGCCGAGACTTAATGGTTTGTGACATCACGATAGATTGTAAGAAGCTCGGTTGCGACGCGGTCTAATCCGTGTTCGGCAGCCGTCTGTCTCGCGTTTTCGCCGAGTTGTTTTCGAAGTTCTGGTTCTGCTGCCAGTCTGTCAAGTGCCTCGCGGAACTCCGCGTGGGTCGAACACTTGAGACAGTCTTCGCCGTGGGTGTAGAACTCAGAGAAGACAGGAATGTCGCGGATAACGACCGCCTTGCCACAGGCCATCGCCTCGAGGACGGCGATGCCCTGATTCTCGTTTTTCGTCGGGAACAGATACACGTCGCCCGCACCGTACGCGCCGCGAATGTCGTCCACCCACCCGGTGAACGTGACGTTTGCTGGCGGGTTGTTCACCCACTCGGTGACGGTTGCGCTCGCCTGCGGGCCGGTGTCGTAGGTGCCGAACCATGCGAAGTCGTACTCGGTCTCTTCTGCGAGTTCGCAGAACGTCGTGAGGCCTTTTCGCTCGAAGACGCTCCCGACGGCGAAAACGACCATTCCGGAGAGGTCGTATTTGTCCCGATACTCCTCGCGCAACTCTTCGTGTCCTTCGAGTGCCTCCGTGTCCACGCCGTTCGTAATCGGGCGAATCGGGGCGGTTACAGGGTACGATTCGAGGATGTCCTTCGTGAACTCGCTTGGGCAGAGCACGAGGTCTGCCTGGGAGTAAAACCACTGCAGGTAGCGCGCGAGAACCGGTGCGGCGAGATTCGACCCACGAAAGCTCTCTGCGAAGTCTTCGCCCGTCGTGTGGGCGTGCAAAACGAGTGGAATGCCCTTCGATTTCGCCCGTCTGGCAAGCGCGAGCGAAACTGGGCCAATCGTGTTCAGGTGCACAAGGTCTACCGATTCGAGCAACGGACCACCGTGGAGCGCGCTCCTGAGTCCGCGGTCTACGTTTCCACCCACCCACGGGGAGGTGATGACCTCTATGTCGGTCTGTTCGAGAGCCGCGCGTTGCTGGTCGGTTGCGGTGCCAATCCCGCTCCGCGCTAGCGCCGATTCCAGTTCAAGATAGTTGAGCGCGCGCACAGCAAAACCGACCCACGGATGCCGATTAACTGTTGCGGTAACAGCGGTTAATAATCCCGTCAATCGGAATCTATTTATATGCAACAACAAATCATTTCGCTTGGGGCAACACAGGAGCTTTTCTTTCCTTTGTGTTCGGCCCCGGAAACCCCCCACCCCACCCCTCGTTTCCGATGACTACTATTGCCGAAGAGCGGATTGCGCGCTTGCACAACCTTTCGAGAGACGCCGTCAAAACCGGGCATGATGACCGGGCACGCGAGTACGTGAGACTGGCCAGACGTATCGCAGAGCGACACCGGTTGCGCCTCCCGCGGGAGTTCAAACGATTTACGTGTGCCTCGTGCGACACATACCTCGTCCCCGGCCGCAACGCGCGTGTGCGATTACAAGATGGACACGTCGTCATCTCGTGTGAGTGTGGCCACCACGCACGCCACCCATACTAAACTGTTTTCCCTAACCTGACACCGGGCACGACGGCCATACCTCAATATTCACATAGCTCCGGTTAATAAAGCGCATAAGCCAATGGTAAATCAAGACTTGCGGAAAGAAGCCCACGATGTCGAAGTCACCGTCTGGGTCGGCAAGAGCGGCCACGGTGCTGTCCTCGAAGAGCTGAAAACCCAGCTCCAAGACCGAAAGCTGGTGAAAGTCAAGTTCCTTCGCGCGTCGCGGGGCGGAACATCGGTCGAAGAGATGGCCGAAGAACTCGCGGAAAACGCCGGTGCAGAGGTCGTTGATACGCGGGGCAACACGGCGGTTTTCCACTAAATGGTTAGCACACTTCCGATTTTCGAGCAGCTTCTTGGCGAGACGTACGGCCTCATCGCGACGCAGTTCGTGCTGTTCGTCGGCGCGTTCATCGCGGTGTTCCTGCTCGGAAAAATCATCGTCACCCCACTTTTCGACCGCGTGGTTCGCTCGCGGGGCTTAGACGAACACGCTCGCCAGCCGCTTCGTCGCCTCGTCTCGGTCATCGTCCTCTTTACGGCCATCTCCGTTGCCTTCGGCGCGGCTGGCTTCGGCAGCTTCCTCACCTCGTTGGCCACCATCGCGGCGGCCGCCACGCTCGCCATCGGCTTTGCGATGCAAGACGTCATCAAGAACTTCGTCGCGGGCATCTTCATCTACACGGACAAGCCGTTTCGCGTCGGTGACTGGATTGAGTGGGACAGCTACTCGGGAATCGTCGAAGACATCAGCTTGCGGGTCAGCCGCGTGCGCACGTTCGACAACGAACTGCTCACCGTTCCGAACTCGACGCTCACCGACGGCGTCATCAAGAACCCCGTCGCAAAGAACAAGCTTCGCCTGAAATTCGTCTTCGGCATCGGCTACGACGACGACATCGACGCGGCGACGAAAATCATCGTCGAGGAAGCCGAAAAACATGAGGGCATCATGAACGAACCAGCGCCGACGGTTCGCCTCACGGAACTCGCAGACTCGTACGTTGGCCTCCAGTCGCGCATCTGGATCGACAACCCGAGTCGCGCAGACTTCGTCAAGACGCGTGGTGAGTACATCACGAACGTGAAAAATCGGTTCGACGAAGCGGACATCGAGATTCCGTACCCACAGCGCGACCTCTCTGGGGCTGTGGTTCTCCAGAACGGGTCTGACTTCGGCGCGGTCGAACAGTAGGCACTCATTTTTTTACTTTCCGAGCCAGCGACACACAGCGCAGCGGCTCAGGAACGTGAATACGGTATGAATGCGGACGGACGGAGTTGCCTGGCGTTCCAACACGGGGAATCCCGGTTGCCGCCTCCACCCCGCACCCCTTCGAGCGACAGGTGTCCACGAGTTCGCTGCTCGCTTCCGCGCCTGACGGGTTGCTCGCGGTTAACCACGGTGGGACGTCCCTGCAGACGTTCACCGAAAGACCGCTGTCCCCGAAGGACGAGGCTTCTACGTTGGCTCCCGGGGCCCGCGCCGGTCTGACCGGACGCACCCGTTGTTCGGTCCCCACTAAAGACCATAGCGTGGGTGACGAGCAGGGCCTAACTGCCCGACC encodes:
- a CDS encoding glycosyltransferase family 4 protein, with the protein product MRALNYLELESALARSGIGTATDQQRAALEQTDIEVITSPWVGGNVDRGLRSALHGGPLLESVDLVHLNTIGPVSLALARRAKSKGIPLVLHAHTTGEDFAESFRGSNLAAPVLARYLQWFYSQADLVLCPSEFTKDILESYPVTAPIRPITNGVDTEALEGHEELREEYRDKYDLSGMVVFAVGSVFERKGLTTFCELAEETEYDFAWFGTYDTGPQASATVTEWVNNPPANVTFTGWVDDIRGAYGAGDVYLFPTKNENQGIAVLEAMACGKAVVIRDIPVFSEFYTHGEDCLKCSTHAEFREALDRLAAEPELRKQLGENARQTAAEHGLDRVATELLTIYRDVTNH
- a CDS encoding YhbY family RNA-binding protein; translated protein: MVNQDLRKEAHDVEVTVWVGKSGHGAVLEELKTQLQDRKLVKVKFLRASRGGTSVEEMAEELAENAGAEVVDTRGNTAVFH
- a CDS encoding ribonuclease P protein component 4, which encodes MTTIAEERIARLHNLSRDAVKTGHDDRAREYVRLARRIAERHRLRLPREFKRFTCASCDTYLVPGRNARVRLQDGHVVISCECGHHARHPY
- a CDS encoding glycosyltransferase, with the protein product MMPRVAAFTDTYLPTVNGVTYTVKTWRERWLARGGRMDIVFPKARGYSPDQGEHAVRSLPFPFYDGFYLGTPSVPSAVSDVDIVHAHTPFSLGLGGLRLSREVDAPFITSYHTPTSEYADYLAQREFLSNGLGRIAESYERWFFGHADTVLVPSEDTKRHLTDEVGIESRVEVVPNGVDIETFRPTDGAEFRHKHGIDPDQPLVGYTGRHGFEKSLTSILDAVAGLDVTVVFGGDGPARETLEARAEDMDMDIRFLGFLDREDLPSFYAALDVFAFPSPVETQGIVALEANAAGTPVVGVNAGALEDTVIDGVTGYHFEPGDIAGFSAGIEQALENNAELSENCVNRRDQISVEAAVDQLLDVYERELAQYS
- a CDS encoding 3-hydroxyacyl-CoA dehydrogenase NAD-binding domain-containing protein, which produces MRGMDDINTIGVIGAGTMGNGITQVAAASGYDVVMRDIKDEFVERGLSAIDDSLSRFVSKEKLSEAEKDAAIDRITGTTEFEDLADCDLVIEAAVENMEVKQDIFSDLDDLMPEDVVLATNTSTLSITTIASATERPEQVVGLHFMNPVPIMTGVEVVIGEKTSPEVGELAHELSEKLGKETWESDDKPGFITNRILMPWLNEGIRAYDEGLGTKEDIDKGMTLGTNVPMGPLQLADHIGLDVCLHASETLFEELGDRYKPAYLLKRKVAAGDLGKKTGQGFYEY
- a CDS encoding mechanosensitive ion channel family protein, which gives rise to MVSTLPIFEQLLGETYGLIATQFVLFVGAFIAVFLLGKIIVTPLFDRVVRSRGLDEHARQPLRRLVSVIVLFTAISVAFGAAGFGSFLTSLATIAAAATLAIGFAMQDVIKNFVAGIFIYTDKPFRVGDWIEWDSYSGIVEDISLRVSRVRTFDNELLTVPNSTLTDGVIKNPVAKNKLRLKFVFGIGYDDDIDAATKIIVEEAEKHEGIMNEPAPTVRLTELADSYVGLQSRIWIDNPSRADFVKTRGEYITNVKNRFDEADIEIPYPQRDLSGAVVLQNGSDFGAVEQ